A region of Leptidea sinapis chromosome 4, ilLepSina1.1, whole genome shotgun sequence DNA encodes the following proteins:
- the LOC126979918 gene encoding eukaryotic translation initiation factor 3 subunit H: MATRGGSSRRAPESEAAITYVQCDGLAVMKIVKHCHEESCSNMEVAQGALLGLVVENRLEITNCFPFPKHDDTMDEEEYQLDMMRRLRRVNVDHFHVGWYQSADVGNFLSQSLLESQYHYQTSIEESVVVIYDTKKSARGFLTLKAYRLTPQAIAMYKEEDYTPEALRNLKIGYENLFIEVPIVIRNSPLTNIMMSELSEMIPEEEGSKFLDLGTASVLEGQLRSLMDRVDELNQEAIKFNRYQQLVVRQQQDKHRWLLKRAQENAARAAKDEPPLPDDDVNKLFKPHPVPPRLTPMIVAGQINTYSQHISHFCSQSLAKLYLTQALQNAKESKQNN; the protein is encoded by the exons ATGGCGACTCGGGGCGGTTCATCTAGACGGGCCCCTGAAAGTGAGGCTGCTATAACTTATGTTCAGTGTGATGGATTG GCTGTAATGAAAATAGTGAAACACTGTCATGAGGAATCATGCAGCAATATGGAAGTGGCCCAAGGGGCTTTGCTTGGTCTGGTTGTTGAAAACCGTTTGGAGATTACGAACTGTTTCCCATTTCCCAAACATGATGATACCATGGATGAAGAGGAATACCAGCTGGATATGATGAGAAGACTCAGAAGAGTGAATGTTGATCACTTCCATGTTGGATG gtATCAAAGTGCAGATGTAGGTAACTTCTTGAGTCAATCACTGTTGGAGTCACAATACCATTACCAGACCTCTATTGAAGAGAGTGTTGTGGTTATTTATGATACAAAGAAGTCTGCCAGAGGATTCTTAACACTGAAAGCTTATCGTCTTACACCAcag GCTATAGCTATGTATAAAGAAGAGGATTACACACCAGAAGCTTTACGTAACCTTAAGATTGGTTATGAGAATCTATTTATAGAAGTGCCAATTGTGATACGGAACTCTCCTCTTACCAACATAATGATGTCAGAGCTGTCAGAGATGATACCAGAGGAAGAGGGCTCCAAATTTTTGGATCTTGGAACTGCATCAGTTCTTGAAG GCCAGCTTCGTAGCTTAATGGATCGTGTTGATGAGTTGAATCAGGAAGCCATCAAATTCAACCGCTACCAACAGTTGGTTGTCCGTCAGCAGCAAGACAAACATAGGTGGTTGCTGAAGAGGGCTCAGGAGAATGCTGCCAGGGCTGCCAAGGATGAACCTCCACTACCTGATGATGATGTGAACAAGCTTTTCAAGCCGCACCCTGTGCCCCCGAGGCTCACGCCTATGATTGTAGCTGGCCAAATCAACACATACAGCCAACATATCAGTCACTTTTGCTCACAAAGTCTCGCAAAGTTGTATTTGACCCAAGCTCTACAAAACGCTAAGGAGTCGAAGCAGAACAACTAA